In Sphaeramia orbicularis chromosome 5, fSphaOr1.1, whole genome shotgun sequence, a genomic segment contains:
- the khk gene encoding ketohexokinase isoform X2 has translation MDPQNKKILCVGLVCLDIINVVDKYPEEDTDSRCLSQRWQRGGNASNSCTVLSLLGASTAFMGSLAAGPVADFIVSDFLRRSIDISAVVWQVKGQTPCACCVVCPSSGSRTVVLSDT, from the exons ATGGACCCGCAGAACAAGAAGATCCTCTGtgtgggtttggtttgtttggacATTATCAACGTGGTGGACAAATACCCCGAAGAAGACACGGATAGTAG GTGTTTGTCACAGCGTTGGCAGCGAGGTGGGAATGCATCAAACTCGTGCACGGTGTTGTCACTGCTCGGAGCGTCCACTGCCTTCATGGGTTCACTGGCTGCTGGACCTGTCGCAGA tttcatagTGAGCGACTTTTTGCGGCGTTCGATCGATATTTCAGCTGTGGTTtggcaggtcaaaggtcagactccGTGTGCATGTTGTGTGGTTTGTCCATCCAGCGGCTCTCGAACCGTCGTCCTCTCCGACACGTAA
- the khk gene encoding ketohexokinase isoform X1, which yields MDPQNKKILCVGLVCLDIINVVDKYPEEDTDSRCLSQRWQRGGNASNSCTVLSLLGASTAFMGSLAAGPVADFILEDFQKFHIDVSLVSEHAQCSLPASMVISNVSTGSRTILHMNR from the exons ATGGACCCGCAGAACAAGAAGATCCTCTGtgtgggtttggtttgtttggacATTATCAACGTGGTGGACAAATACCCCGAAGAAGACACGGATAGTAG GTGTTTGTCACAGCGTTGGCAGCGAGGTGGGAATGCATCAAACTCGTGCACGGTGTTGTCACTGCTCGGAGCGTCCACTGCCTTCATGGGTTCACTGGCTGCTGGACCTGTCGCAGA TTTCATTTTGGAAGATTTTCAGAAGTTCCACATTGACGTGTCTCTGgtgtctgagcatgctcagtgtagTCTCCCAGCGTCCATGGTCATCAGTAACGTCAGCACCGGAAGCCGAACCATCCTGCACATGAACAGGTGA